From Erigeron canadensis isolate Cc75 chromosome 8, C_canadensis_v1, whole genome shotgun sequence, one genomic window encodes:
- the LOC122610274 gene encoding uncharacterized protein LOC122610274 yields the protein MIKDADLGLDSRVSDIVTNGNWRMPSDWTCFSFTAPILSTSQDILKWRSTAGRLEDYSVSLAWNDLRNRASKVDWFHLVWYKQCIPNYSFLLWIVMHGKLKTQDVLCSWDIQHNASLSLLIVRDIMPVAKKNSCTSVVSKLLLAALVYHLWEERNARLLQQKKRSENQVVQLILSTIRLKLMTCRFKRTSRVEELLVRWKLPSSLLKPP from the exons ATGATAAAAGATGCGGATTTGGGTTTGGATTCAAGGGTTAGTGATATAGTTACTAATGGTAATTGGAGAATGCCATCAGATTGGACGTGCTTTTCATTTACGGCTCCTATTTTGTCAACCTCTCAAGATATACTCAAATGGCGTTCTACTGCTGGAAGATTAGAAGATTATTCTGTGTCTTTAGCATGGAATGATTTACGTAATAGAGCTTCTAAGGTTGATTGGTTTCATCTTGTTTGGTATAAACAATGTATTCCAAACTATTCGTTTCTTTTGTGGATTGTTATGCATGGAAAACTCAAGACTCAAGACGTGTTATGTTCATGGGATATTCAACACAATGCCTCCTTGAGTTTG CTTATTGTGCGTGACATTATGCCTGTTGCTAAGAAGAATTCATGCACTAGTGTTGTATCTAAACTCCTTTTAGCAGCTTTAGTTTATCATTTGTGGGAAGAAAGAAATGCAAGATTGCTTCAACAAAAGAAGCGATCTGAAAATCAAGTGGTTCAGTTAATTCTGTCTACCATTCGACTTAAGCTAATGACATGTCGTTTCAAAAGGACAAGTAGAGTGGAAGAACTGCTGGTGCGGTGGAAATTGCCTTCGTCTCTCCTGAAACCACCTTAG